TCAGCCCCAGAGCTCTTGGGGCCAAGTAAGGGTTCCCCGACGGGGGCCTTCTTGATTTCAAAGGACTAAAAAACTAAATTTTTATGATGAAAATGATTAAGGAGCAGCTATCAGAGCGGGAACGCAGCATCTTGGCCGTTACGGTAAAAGACTATATCCAGACGGCTCAACCGGTAGCCTCCAATCGGGTCAGGAATGTTTACAAATTCCCCATTAGTGCGGCCACCATCCGCAATACCATGGCAGCCCTCGAACGGGCCGGCTACCTGATCCATCCCCATACTTCGGCCGGGAAGATCCCGACTGACAAAGGCTACCGGACCTACGTCAACCAGCTCATGGTGGTGGAAGAGTTGAATGCCAAGATAGTGGACCAGGTCCGCCGTAGCCTGGACCAAATCTCAGGGGATGTTGACAAGCTGTTGCGGATCGTCGCTCACATTATTTCGCAGCTTTCCGGCGCAGTCGGGATTACTATCACGCCTTTCAACCCTCGGGCGCGGTTGCGCTTACTCAGGCTAATTCCCGTCAGCTACCGGCGCATGCTGATTGTCCTGGAACTGGACGGTGGAAGTGTGCGTACCGTGGTAGCGGAGGGTAAGCGAACCGTAGAAGAATATCAGATCGCTATCCTGGAAGAAATCCTGAATGAGCGCCTGGGTGGATTAATCCTTGGGGAGATCCAGGCCACCATTGGGCCGAGGCTGGAAGGTACACTGGCTGACGATCTGGGTTTCACCACATTGATTGTGGATCATTCCAGCACACTGTTCGATGACCGGGAGCAGAGTGAAATGTACATCTACGGCCTGCGACAGGTCCTGACGGGGCCTGAGTTTGTTGATCAGAGTAATGTGGTGACTCTAGTGAGCTTGTTGGAAAACGAGGAGCGGCTGCGGGAATTGTTACTGGGCGACAGGCCGGAGGGTTACATCCATGTAACCATCGGTCATGAACACGAAGATGAAGAGCTAGAAACCTTTGCCACCATTAGCCAGAGCTTTCACCTTGGTAATTCATTGGGCACCCTGGCGGTGCTGGCACCTAAGCGGGTCAACTACCCATTGGTCTTTGCCGTCCTGGAATTCATGAGTCACACCGTATCGAAGCTAATAGAAGATCGAGCCTAGGGGATTACATGCCGGTAAGAAATACGAAACAGCAGCAACCTGCCACTGACGACGAGCCCAAGTCGAAGACAAAGGGCGCTGGCCGGACTGATAAAGGAACCACCAGCATTGGCGGTGGGGCTCCAAAGGAGCCGGTCCAGGCCATAACAAAAGAGCAGCCAGTCCAGCGCCCGACCGATACGGAAAAGATCCATGAGCTGGAAGCCCGTTTCAAAGAACTGGAAGATAGATATATCCGCCTGCGGGCTGAATATGACAATCATATCAAACGGTCGAATAAAGAAAAAGATGAACTCATCACCTACGCGGGCAGCTATGTCTTTCGTTCGATCTTGCCCATTCTGGATGACCTGAGGAGAACTGTCGATCACGCCCGCCAGGATGAGTCCCAGAAAGATGACCCTGTTCTTCAAGGGATCGAGCTTATCATTGAAAAATTTGCCAAATTTTTGGAAGCAGAAGGGGTTCAGATCTTCAACTCAGTCGGGGAAGCCTTCGACCCGGAGCTGCATGAGGCCCTGATGACCCGTTCTTCCAATGAGCACCCGCCCGGGACCGTATTAGAAGAGTATGAACCCGGTTACAAGTATCGGGATAAGGTTCTCAGGCATGCCAAAGTGGTGGTGAGCGGCTGACGCGATGCCGGATTATTATGACATACTGGGCGTTGACCGGCACGCCAACGACGACGAGATCAAGAAGGCTTACCGCCGGATGGCCCTGAAATACCACCCTGACAAGAACCCCGGGGATAAGAGCGCCGAGCAGAAATTCAAGGAGGCTGCTGAAGCCTACGAGGTGTTGCACAATCCTCAAAAGCGGGCCCAGTATGATCGCTTCGGAGCTGTTGGGATAGATGGTGCTACCGGTGCCGGCGGGTTTGAATTTGACCTATCCGATGCCCTCCGCACTTTCATGTCCGGTTTTGGCGGCTTTGGCGGTTTCGATGACTTTTTCGGCACGACAACCCGCACCAGGCGCCGGACAGAGAAGGGCACTGACCTTCGGGTAACCCTCCCGCTCAGCTATGAGGAAATCGCTGCCGGGGTGGAGAAGACGATCCGGGTCAAGCGCTTTGAGATCTGCGATGCGTGCGCTGGTTCTGGTGCCGCCAGCGGGGGCGGTCAGGTTACCTGTCCCCAGTGTGGTGGTTCGGGTGAAATACGGCAGGTACAACGCTCCATACTCGGGCAGATCGTACATGTGCACGAATGCCGGAACTGCGGTGGGACCGGTAGAGTGGTGGAGCGACCCTGCCGGACCTGCCATGGCGAGGGACGCACAAAGGTCAGCAAGGAAGTCAAGATTGAGGTTCCGGTGGGAGTTGCCGCCGGTAACTACATGACTATGCATGATCAGGGCAATCGGGGCCGACGAGGAACCCGGGCCGGGGATCTGATTGTTATATTCGATGAGAAGGAACATCCTATATTCACCCGCCATGGTCGTGATGTTCTTCTGACCGTAAACGTTACTTTTACCGAGGCGGCTCTAGGGACCACTATCGAAGTGCCGACTCTGGATGGGACTGCGAACCTCAAAATTCCACCCGGGATTCAGGCGGGTCATATCCTTCGGATGCGAGGTAAGGGTTTCCCGGAATTGCGAGGCCGAATTCGGGGCGACCAGCTGGTGCGGATTCAAGTAGTGGCACCCTCCAATTTAAACGATCGTCAGCGCAGCTTTTATGAAGAGCTCCGGGAGATCGAGTCACCCATTGCAGACCCGGAGCGCTACGGAAAGTTTGGCGGCTAAGTGAAGGTCTTCACTGCGGGTGAGAAACGTGTTCTTTTGTTCCTGTCCGCGCTGCTGTTCATCGGGCTCGTTGTGCAGCAGGTTCGCCGTCACTTCGAAAGGCCGACAACCGCCGAGCAGGCAGCTCGTGAAAGGTCGCTGGAAGCGTTCCGGGAGGGTAGCCTTCGCTACGTAGCCACAGCCGATTCGGCAGCTGCTGCCTTGTGGGCTCTTGGTCTCGAGAGCCCTATTGATGTGAACCGAGCCAGCTGGGAAGAGCTGCAGATACTGCCCGGTATCGGGCCGGTGTTAGCCCAAAAAATCGTCGATTATCGAGCCAGAAACGGATATTTTAGGACCGTCCAGGACCTGATAGAAGTCAAGGGGATCGGTCCCAAACTGCTGATGCGGTGGGAAGGATTTATCACTATACAACCAGATACAATGATTAAGAAAGGCATGCCCGTTGAATAATCAGACGTCATCCGAACCCGGCCAGCGTAGGACATTCGTTGGACAGAAAATAATTTCATGGTGGCAATCACTGCCTCGGACAACGGCTACTATGCTACTGGATTGGTTCATTGTTTTTGCGATTGCCATACTGGTGTTGGTTATCTATGTCCCGAAGAGAATTTGGGCAGAGGAGGAGGCCTATCAGACTGAGAGCCGCCGCCGGATGCAGATTATCCAAGATGCTGAGGACTTCTTTAATACCGTCCGGATGAACTATACCACCGATGGCACTCTCCTGTTCAAACTCGTCAGTCAGGTACATGATTCACTCATTGCTGATTCCACCTTTATCAACGAACAGATAGTCTATGTCGATGGTTCACTCTATCGAGTTCTCATTCCCGAATTCCTGGGCTTCCAGATGGACACTACATTCACTGTTGGTCGAGCCTTGCGGCGGGATGTTTTGGATACAACCTTTACCGTAACCCTCTGGAATGATGAACGGGCTGACTATGATACACTTTTTATCAACGGTTCCAAAGCACTAGCCCAGGTCAGATTGGATACCGCATTCGTCGCCGTCCTGGATACCAGCTACGGCAGCCACAGCGAGGTCTATACTGACTATGAGTGGAACCGCTTTCGATTGGACCTGGATCTGCTCAATTGTCCGGTCACAGGAAAGGAATTTATCATCAGCATTGACAGTACCGACAACGAATTGAAGATCGCCAGTCCGATCGATGGGGAGTATGTGGAGTCGCGCTACCTGGTCTTCAAATTCAGGGCCAAAGATCACGGAGAGATTGTCGCCGGAGACCGGAGCTGGGGGAACCAATAACTGCTAAGGGTCCGCTGATGGATGCCCCAGACCCATGTTAGCAATCGCTATCTCAGGCTTTGAAGTCCGCTATTTTGTCTGGGACAGAAGTGGCGAAGAGGTACGGCTGGTTGCTTGTCAGGTGATACCGTGGGAGCGAGAGCTCGATCCGTTCCTCGACGTGGCACACATTCGGGACATGATCCAGCAGATCCTCGCTGAGGCTAGTGAAGACGCGACAGCGCCGGTCTACCTCACCCTGGACGCTGCCTTCTGCCATTTTTCCCTGTTAGAGGTAGATCCAGCCTGGGATGCCAGCGAGCAGCTGGAATATATCCTACGTAACCGTTTTGGTACTGAGCCCCTCTACGCGAGTTTTCAATATCCTCTCGTAAGCGACTTGGGGTTATATCTGAACGTGGATTGTCCGCTGGTTCTTCGCCGGGCGGTCCAAACGGCGCTACCTACTAAAAGTACCGCTGATCATTTATTATCGATCGGAGTATTCTCGGCCTACAACTACGCCAAGCGAGTGGTGCCAGCTTTGGAGCGCGGTCGGCGCCTTTTCTGGCGGACCTCGGAACACAGTCTGGACCAATTTCTGGAAATCCAGGATGGCGAGTTTAGGGCCCTCCATTTCCTGGAACGAAATACCTCGAGGGTATCGCTCCTCAAGACGGTGGGGCACAGCCGCCTGCAGGAACCGATTGCCGCCTTTGTGGAAGAACTACAGGAGGGCCGGGATGCCATTTTCCCGGAAGTCGAGAGCGTCTTTGTCTATCTGGGCTCCGGTGGCACCGACTTCCTGGAGCGGGTCATGCGAAGCGAGCAGACCACTCTTGCGCTGCTGAATCCATTCTGGCGCTGGAACTGGCCGGAGGTACCGGAGGCGGACAATCGCTTTACCCAATCGGCCTTTTCCGAGTTGGCTGATGCCGTATGGGCGGTCAAACATGTTTGACATCAACCTGCTTTTAAAACCCGGGCTTCAAGAGGCCATTGTTTGGCCCGAAGAAGAAGTGCTGGAGGATCGCGAAGCGGCGATAATAAGCCGGCTGCAAGGACGGCTTCCAGCCGAAGCCCTTGCGGTGGTGACGCCCAAACCCAGGGCGAAGTCCAGATTCCTGCCCTGGATCGTAGTGCTCCTGGTGATCCTGGTGGTAGCGGTATATTGGTGGTATCAGGGATGGAGTTGGAGACAATGGCGCGAGCTCTTTCCTTTCCGCGAGCCTGCCCCAGCGGTAGGTGTACCGGAAGGTGTGGGGCTCCGCCCGGGAACCTGTGTCACGGCAGTGGCCCAGGTTCTGGAGGAACTGCCCGTGCAGGCCAGTTTGGATTTTATAGATGCGGGTGTGGGTGTGCTGATTTATTGGGTCTCGGGCGAAGATCTGGCTAAGTCTCTGCTCCAGCTCAATACACGCATTGAGGGTCGCCAATATTCCGATCTCATTACGCCTTCAGCTCCCGCCCCGCCGGATTACTGGCTGGGTACAATTGCCTTTGATGCGAGGGATCAGGTGGGAGCCTTGCGCCCTTCACGATCGGATTATGATCGCTTTTTCCGCCGGCTTCAGAAAAAAGTCAGCAACACCGGCGGTGTTGTACTGGAGATGGTCCCCGGAATAATGACGGCCGGCGAGTATGTGATCCAGGGTACTCTCGACGAAATACGGGCCCACCTCACTACGGCTCTCATTGATTCCAGTGGGGTGCACTATCATCGTCTCAGTGTTTTGAAGCCAGAGCAGCTCGCCGGGGACTCCTATTTATTGCGGGTAATCTTTAACTTGATCGAGGAGCCGATACTATTACAACGGTCATCATCGCCGGCCGATACCGGGGCTTGAAGCTGCAGGTCCCGAAAGGATACCTTCGTAAAAGCCCGGACAAGGCCATTCGCCCAACGAAAGCCGTGGTTCGGAAATCGATCTTTCAACGATTGGAGCCCTGGACTGATAAGCTCGTTTGCGATTTCTATGCTGGCATCGGCACCTTGGGCATTGAGGCCCTCAGTCGGGGGTCTGCCCACGTCACCTTTGTGGAAAATGATCCTGATGTGCTGGCCGCACTGGAAAGGAACCTGGCTAAGATCGGGGCGCAAGATAGATGTACGGTTAGCCGGACAGATGTGGCCTCGTTTCTGGCGTCGGCACCGCGGCAGTTCGATGTGGTACTGGCCGATCCACCTTATTACAGTATCGGGTGGGGCGAGCTGCAGCCGCGGGTTGCGGAGATCCTTGCTCCCGGCGGAGTGTTTGTTATGGAGCTGCCTCGGAAGGCACCCTTGCCTGAGAATGTCAATGTACGAACATTCGGCCGAACCAAAGTAGGAATATGGCGGAAACCAACATGAGAACAGTTGTTTATCCCGGCACTTTCGATCCCATCACCAACGGTCACCTGGACGTCATTGTTCGGGCACTCAACCTCTTTGATAAGGTCATCGTCGCCGTCGCCGATAATCCGGATAAGGTACCACTGTTCAATGTTGAAGAGCGGCTGGAGCTGATTCGGGAAACCGTGAAAGACCTGGGTCCTGTGGAGGTGGATCATTTCTCGGGCCTGGCGGTGGACTATGCCAAGGCCAAGGGCGCTTGTGCCATTATCCGCGGTTTGAGAGCGATTTCGGACTTCGAGATCGAATTCCAGATGGCCCTTATGAACCGTCATATGGATCAGGATGTGGCCACTGTCTTCCTTATGCCCCATTACCGCTATACCCACCTAAACTCGTCTATCATTCGGGAAATCGCCAGCCTGAATGGGGATATCGCCGACTTTGTCCCGCCGGTAGTCCAGAAGGCCCTCACCCGCAAGTATCGAAGGGATTAATCTGTCCGTTGCAGGATTTAAATAGAGAATAGGATAATAAAATCATAACGACCATGCTAAGGGAAAGAAACGATGCCGACGTATAGTTACGTATGTGATGCCTGCGGCCACCAGTTTGATCGGTTCCAGGCCATAACCGATGAGCCGGTCAGGCAATGCCCCAGCTGCGGTCAGAAGCGTGTCCGGCGCTTAATCGGGGCTGGGATAGGGTTGATATTCAAAGGTTCCGGCTTTTATCTCACCGACTACGCCCGTCCCAAGGAGGTCACTTCTGACCGGACCCCGCCAGGCGAATCCACTGCCGACGGCAACGGGCAAGAGAAAGCAGCACCATCGGGGGAAAGTCCACAGGATACCCCCGGAAATACTGAGAGCCCATCTAGCGCTCATAAAAGTGACGCATGATGGGCCGCTAACGTATCGTTATCACGGAAGGAAAGAAACATGGGTTCCTATCAACATATTGTACCGCCTCCGGAGGGGGAGAAAATCACCAAGACGGCTGCGGGCCTGCAGGTGCCGGATGTACCCATCATACCCTTCATTGAGGGTGACGGGACCGGTCCCGATATCTGGCGGGCGGCGGTGCGGGTGTTCGATGCCGCCGTGGAGAAGGCCTATGGCGGCCAGCGCAGGATCGCGTGGATGGAAATCTACGGCGGAGACAAGGCCAACGAGGTCTACGGCCGCGACACCTGGCTTCCCGATGAGACCCTGGAGGCAATCAGGGATCATCTCCTGGCCATCAAGGGGCCCCTCACCACTCCTGTGGGCGGAGGCATCCGCTCCCTGAACGTTACCATGCGCCAGAAACTGGACCTGTTCGTTTGCCTGCGGCCGGTGCGCTACTTCAAGGGTGTACCATCGCCGGTCAAGCACCCGGAGCGGGTGGATATGGTTGTCTTCCGGGAGAATACCGAGGATATCTACGCCGGAATTGAGTTCCAATATGGCACGGATGACTTAAAGAAATTCTTGAAGTTATTTAAGGATGCATTCGGTGAGCGCTATCAAAAGATCCGCTTTCCCGATACCACCGGAATCGGCATCAAGCCCGTTTCGCAGGAAGGTACCCAGCGGCTGGTGCGGGCGGCGATCCGTTATGCCCTGGAGCACGGCCGCAAGAGCGTCACCCTGGTGCACAAGGGCAACATCATGAAGTACACCGAGGGCGCCTTCAAGAATTGGGGCTACGACGTGGCCGAGGAAGAGTTCGGCGATAAGGTCTTCACCTGGATCACGTACGACCGCATCAAGAAGACCATGGGGGAGCTGGCCGCCAACAACGCCCAGCAGGAGGCCCTGGACGCCGGGAAGTTGCTCATCAAGGACGCCATCGCCGACGCCTTCCTCCAGCAGATCCTTACCCGGGCCAACGAATTCGACGTCATCGCCACCCTGAACCTGAACGGCGACTACATCTCCGATGCCCTGGCGGCCCAGGTGGGGGGCATCGGCATTGCCCCCGGCGCCAACATCAACTACGACACCGGCGCGGCCATCTTCGAGTCCACCCACGGCACCGGACCCAAGTATGCCGGCAAGGACATGGTCAATCCCGGCTCCCTGATCCTCTCCGGCGAGCTCATGCTGCGCTACATCGGCTGGAACGAGGCCGCCGACCTGATCATCAAGGGCCTGGAAGGGGCCATCGGCGACAAGCTGGTGACCTACGACTTCCACCGCCTCATGGAGGGCGCCACCAAACTCAAGACCAGCGAGTTCGCCACAGCCATGATCGAGCGGATGTAAGGGGGCAAGAGTTGGTAGGGGCACAGCGTGCTGTGCCCTATAGCTGAAAAACATGGAGTTAACTGAATGGAACGACATTTCACGCTTGAGTACTGGATTGATGAGGGCTGGTATGTAGGGAAATTGAAGGAGGTCCCCGGCGTGTTCAGTCAGGGTGAGACCCTTGATGAATTGGAAGAGAACATCCGGGAAGCCTACCAGTTGATGAAGGAGGAATCCCCAATTACCCGTGCTGGAGTGAACACAAAAGAAATCCTCGTTGATGTTGAATGAAAAGAGGCAACTTCATCAGAGAGCTGGTCAATGATGGTTGCTATTTGAAACGGCACGGAAAGAAGCATGATATCTACGTCAACCCGCGAAATGGGAAGCAAGCACCGGTACCACGGCATCCGGAGATTAAGGAAAGCCTCTGCGAGCTCATCCGGAGGCAGCTCGGACTGTAGTCACGGAGATGAAGATCAGAGAGTTCGCCACAGCCATGATCGAGCGGATGTGAGGTCATAGAATCCATTAGTCCGACCATCACCGTGACCGTCGCCCTGAGCTGAGCTTGCCATGAGCACAGGCGAATGGTCGAAGGGTGACGGATGAGTTGGCCGAGTCGCACTTCGACAGGCTCAACACGACTCTTATGGATGGAAGACGCCACCAAACTCAAGACCAGCGAGCTTGCCGAGGAGATGATGGGGAGGATGTGAGTAGCAGTATTTCTTGCCAATTGGCCAAAGGGGCGGTAGGTTATCATAAGATAGGACTGCAGCCCCTTTGACTTTACAGACATGAGAGTATTACCGGTATTGCTTGGCATATTCGCAGGCCTTTCGGCTTTTACTTTTTTTTATGCCCGGGGTGCTTCCTATTTCCTTGATGACCCGCAGGCCTGTCAGAACTGCCATATTATGCGGGAGCAATTCGACGCCTGGAACCGTTCCAGCCACAAAGCGGTGGCCACCTGCAACGACTGTCACACACCAAAGAACTTCGTCGGAAAATACGCCGTCAAGGGGATTAACGGCTGGAACCACAGCGCCGCTTTCACTGCGGGGGGATTCCCCGAGCCGATCCAGATCAGGGAGTTCAATCGCGAAATTACCGTAAATAATTGCATACGATGTCATGAAGAGGTCATCAGCCGTATGCTTATGAACATTAAAGGCGAAAAGGCCGATTGCACTGCCTGTCACGGGAATGTGGGGCATCAAGAACGCGAATAAAGAGAGGGAAGGGTGATGTCTGATAGTCTGTTTTCACGTTTCCGGTTGATTCATGTACTTGCATTTTTTGCTGCTGCAATTGGTACTGTAGCGGTTCTCCTGCTGTTGCTGAACATTCGTCAGCGCAAAATGGAAGCGCTCCAGTATCCATTAATGATTGTAGAAATCGGTGCCGATGAAATCGATCCTGAAGTTTGGGGCCGGAATTTTCCGTATGAATACGATGCCTTTACCCGGACGGAGACTGATTACGGTGAGACGGAATACGGCGGCTCGACGCCTTACAGTAAGCTGGAACGGTATCCGGCCATGAAGCGCCTCTGGGCCGGTTACTCCTTCAGCATCGACCACAACGAGGAGCGCGGTCATTACTATGCGGCCATCGATCAAGCCAACACCCAACGTGTAAAAGTCGTCAGCCAGCCCGGAGCCTGCGTCAACTGCCACGCCGCCGAAGCGCCCCGATTAATCGAAAAAATGGGCTGGGAGGTGTTCAACAGGACACCCTACGACACCCTGAAACCTGACCTTAATACCGGTTCTTCCTG
The Candidatus Neomarinimicrobiota bacterium DNA segment above includes these coding regions:
- a CDS encoding type II toxin-antitoxin system HicB family antitoxin, which encodes MERHFTLEYWIDEGWYVGKLKEVPGVFSQGETLDELEENIREAYQLMKEESPITRAGVNTKEILVDVE
- the icd gene encoding NADP-dependent isocitrate dehydrogenase, whose amino-acid sequence is MGSYQHIVPPPEGEKITKTAAGLQVPDVPIIPFIEGDGTGPDIWRAAVRVFDAAVEKAYGGQRRIAWMEIYGGDKANEVYGRDTWLPDETLEAIRDHLLAIKGPLTTPVGGGIRSLNVTMRQKLDLFVCLRPVRYFKGVPSPVKHPERVDMVVFRENTEDIYAGIEFQYGTDDLKKFLKLFKDAFGERYQKIRFPDTTGIGIKPVSQEGTQRLVRAAIRYALEHGRKSVTLVHKGNIMKYTEGAFKNWGYDVAEEEFGDKVFTWITYDRIKKTMGELAANNAQQEALDAGKLLIKDAIADAFLQQILTRANEFDVIATLNLNGDYISDALAAQVGGIGIAPGANINYDTGAAIFESTHGTGPKYAGKDMVNPGSLILSGELMLRYIGWNEAADLIIKGLEGAIGDKLVTYDFHRLMEGATKLKTSEFATAMIERM
- the dnaJ gene encoding molecular chaperone DnaJ, translating into MPDYYDILGVDRHANDDEIKKAYRRMALKYHPDKNPGDKSAEQKFKEAAEAYEVLHNPQKRAQYDRFGAVGIDGATGAGGFEFDLSDALRTFMSGFGGFGGFDDFFGTTTRTRRRTEKGTDLRVTLPLSYEEIAAGVEKTIRVKRFEICDACAGSGAASGGGQVTCPQCGGSGEIRQVQRSILGQIVHVHECRNCGGTGRVVERPCRTCHGEGRTKVSKEVKIEVPVGVAAGNYMTMHDQGNRGRRGTRAGDLIVIFDEKEHPIFTRHGRDVLLTVNVTFTEAALGTTIEVPTLDGTANLKIPPGIQAGHILRMRGKGFPELRGRIRGDQLVRIQVVAPSNLNDRQRSFYEELREIESPIADPERYGKFGG
- the hrcA gene encoding heat-inducible transcriptional repressor HrcA, giving the protein MIKEQLSERERSILAVTVKDYIQTAQPVASNRVRNVYKFPISAATIRNTMAALERAGYLIHPHTSAGKIPTDKGYRTYVNQLMVVEELNAKIVDQVRRSLDQISGDVDKLLRIVAHIISQLSGAVGITITPFNPRARLRLLRLIPVSYRRMLIVLELDGGSVRTVVAEGKRTVEEYQIAILEEILNERLGGLILGEIQATIGPRLEGTLADDLGFTTLIVDHSSTLFDDREQSEMYIYGLRQVLTGPEFVDQSNVVTLVSLLENEERLRELLLGDRPEGYIHVTIGHEHEDEELETFATISQSFHLGNSLGTLAVLAPKRVNYPLVFAVLEFMSHTVSKLIEDRA
- a CDS encoding ComEA family DNA-binding protein, with protein sequence MKVFTAGEKRVLLFLSALLFIGLVVQQVRRHFERPTTAEQAARERSLEAFREGSLRYVATADSAAAALWALGLESPIDVNRASWEELQILPGIGPVLAQKIVDYRARNGYFRTVQDLIEVKGIGPKLLMRWEGFITIQPDTMIKKGMPVE
- a CDS encoding nucleotide exchange factor GrpE encodes the protein MPVRNTKQQQPATDDEPKSKTKGAGRTDKGTTSIGGGAPKEPVQAITKEQPVQRPTDTEKIHELEARFKELEDRYIRLRAEYDNHIKRSNKEKDELITYAGSYVFRSILPILDDLRRTVDHARQDESQKDDPVLQGIELIIEKFAKFLEAEGVQIFNSVGEAFDPELHEALMTRSSNEHPPGTVLEEYEPGYKYRDKVLRHAKVVVSG
- the nrfH gene encoding cytochrome c nitrite reductase small subunit, which codes for MLGIFAGLSAFTFFYARGASYFLDDPQACQNCHIMREQFDAWNRSSHKAVATCNDCHTPKNFVGKYAVKGINGWNHSAAFTAGGFPEPIQIREFNREITVNNCIRCHEEVISRMLMNIKGEKADCTACHGNVGHQERE
- a CDS encoding type II toxin-antitoxin system HicA family toxin, giving the protein MKRGNFIRELVNDGCYLKRHGKKHDIYVNPRNGKQAPVPRHPEIKESLCELIRRQLGL
- a CDS encoding RsmD family RNA methyltransferase, coding for MKLQVPKGYLRKSPDKAIRPTKAVVRKSIFQRLEPWTDKLVCDFYAGIGTLGIEALSRGSAHVTFVENDPDVLAALERNLAKIGAQDRCTVSRTDVASFLASAPRQFDVVLADPPYYSIGWGELQPRVAEILAPGGVFVMELPRKAPLPENVNVRTFGRTKVGIWRKPT
- a CDS encoding FmdB family zinc ribbon protein — its product is MPTYSYVCDACGHQFDRFQAITDEPVRQCPSCGQKRVRRLIGAGIGLIFKGSGFYLTDYARPKEVTSDRTPPGESTADGNGQEKAAPSGESPQDTPGNTESPSSAHKSDA
- the coaD gene encoding pantetheine-phosphate adenylyltransferase, which gives rise to MRTVVYPGTFDPITNGHLDVIVRALNLFDKVIVAVADNPDKVPLFNVEERLELIRETVKDLGPVEVDHFSGLAVDYAKAKGACAIIRGLRAISDFEIEFQMALMNRHMDQDVATVFLMPHYRYTHLNSSIIREIASLNGDIADFVPPVVQKALTRKYRRD